The following coding sequences are from one Melanotaenia boesemani isolate fMelBoe1 chromosome 17, fMelBoe1.pri, whole genome shotgun sequence window:
- the edn2 gene encoding endothelin-2, with translation MTTMMMMMSSFIFNILLFFIVCMTLQEGSGLPLSERPAQASHPSHIRTKRCSCNSWEDKECIYFCHLDIIWVNTPSKLLPYGLGSPHSRRRRSANRCKCLNLADRTCHSFCHQSSENTRDDITELTAKPSNGEKLLATFRSVVKSNMAFIRGHRASKRDSTVITNLTNRSRR, from the exons atgacgacgatgatgatgatgatgtcttcCTTCATCTTCAACattcttttgttctttattgTCTGCATGACTCTGCAGGAAG GATCCGGACTCCCCCTGTCGGAGCGCCCGGCTCAAGCATCACATCCGAGCCACATCAGGACCAAACGCTGCTCCTGCAACAGCTGGGAAGATAAAGAGTGCATCTACTTCTGCCACCTGGATATTATCTGGGTCAACACGCCGAG TAAACTCCTTCCGTACGGTTTGGGAAGTCCCCATTCTCGCCGTCGCCGGTCAGCCAACCGATGCAAATGCCTCAACCTTGCTGATAGAACCTGCCACAGCTTCTGCCATCAAAG TTCGGAGAACACCAGAGATGATATCACAGAGCTGACGGCAAAACCATCAAATGGAGAAAAACTCCTGGCAACCTTCCg ATCTGTGGTAAAATCCAACATGGCGTTCATCAGAGGCCATCGGGCATCGAAGAGAGACTCGACCGTCATCACAAACTTAACAAACAGAAGCAGGAGGTAA